A window from Pleuronectes platessa chromosome 6, fPlePla1.1, whole genome shotgun sequence encodes these proteins:
- the LOC128442064 gene encoding homeodomain-interacting protein kinase 1-like, which yields MVIQCRNVTTGETVALKIIESLWDIDYAQVEEVILQNMKKLNSDRFNIVRLYESFFYKEHYCLVFELLDMDLQKFKRISPGQHLQLKQIRPILQQLATALDFLNSTGIIHADLKPDNIMLVDHVRQPLKVKVIDFGISFDDPEEMLGQNVQTLWYR from the exons ATGGTCATCCAATGCAGGAATGTGACCACCGGAGAGACGGTGGCTCTAAAAATCATCGAAAGCCTCTGGGACATTGACTATGCACAAGTAGAGGAGGTCATCCTTCAAAACATGAAGAAGCTGAACTCAGACAGGTTCAACATCGTCAGATTGTACGAGTCCTTCTTCTACAAGGAACACTACTGTCTTGTGTTTGAGCTCCTGGATATGGATCTGCAGAAATTCAAACGGATCAGCCCGGGTCAACACCTTCAGCTGAAGCAGATTCGCCccattctgcagcag CTAGCTACAGCCTTGGACTTTTTGAACAGCACAGGGATCATTCATGCAGATTTGAAGCCAGATAACATCATGCTGGTGGATCATGTCAGGCAGCCACTGAAAGTTAAAGTTATTGACTTTGGCATATCCTTCGATGATCCTGAGGAAATGCTCGGTCAAAACGTCCAGACCTTGTGGTACAGGTAA